ATTTCAACTGTTATCAtaactttataagcaattcatgtGGTGTTTGATGGGACTGGCTTTGCCTCACTTAGCAGTTggcaaatatgtttttgtgacAAATGATTGAGAAGTGTGATTTTCCGATCTTAGTGTCCTCTTGATAGTGAACTGGTTTTCTGCCTTTTCAAGGACTGCATCTTCTATAATACGTTTTTGATAGCTTCTTTAAGCAATTTTAAGCCTAATTCTGTCAGACCTTTTTCTGCATTGTAAGTCGATCAATTATACTTAAAGAATCATAGATCTGCACTATCTCCATTTGTTCTGGAATCTTACCTTATGACAGAACACTGGCTTAGAGGCTTTTCGAAACTTAGATTCTTCAGTGTGATTCATTCTTGATTCAAGTTTTGAAGGATGATTATGTTCTTTTCGCAGGTTACATTAGTACATCTATTAGTGATGGCCCTGGATGCTTAATGTTGCGATGCCCTGATCCTTCTTGTGGTGCTGCTGTTGGACAAAATATGATTGATGTATTGACTACTGATGAGGATAAAGAAAAGTACTCACATTATCTTCTTAGATCTTATGTTGAAGATAATAAAAAGGTTTGTGTCGGACTTatgatttgaggtttattgaatcatatttagtttcatttctttcttgtatAGTTAATGTCTGTAACTTTAAGTAGAAAGACTAGTGTAGCTGTCTGTCTACTagttgtttttttttaatttctttatcttcttctttAGATGAAATGGTGTCCTGCCCCTGGTTGTGAGTTTGCTGTGGAATTTGTTATGGGCAGTGGAAGTTATGATGTTTGTTGCAGCTGTTCATATAACTTTTGTTGGAATGTGAGTATATCTTGAGGAACAATGAATCCTAATATAATTATGCTTATTTCAATCCATACTCTAAGTtgttcaataaaaaaattttgCAGTGTACTGAGGAAGCTCATAGGCCAGTTGATTGTGTTACAGTAGCAAAGTGGATTCTGAAGAACTGTGCTGAATCTGAAAATATGAACTGGTACAGTATAAGATGGATAATTGTCATTTCGTATATGTTACTTTTACTGCTAACTCTGTAGCTGTGGAACTCGTCTTATTTTAGTTCGTAGATTTCAGTTTCTTGAACTTAAACCTTGGATTTAGTCTAATATTAGTTATGCATTTAAGCATCCTCTGCTAATGTAGATACACAACTAATGCATGCTTTATAGGTTTTATTACAAATTTTCTTGTAACCTGAAATGACATGATTTAGGAAACTGGCATGATCAAGAGAGCATTTTTTGAAGTTTTTAGCAGTTATAGGAATATTGTTAATCAAGCCCTGTGAGTCTTATGCTTCACAGGACTATTTTAATGGAGAAAATCTTATGTCCTATTTGGTAGCATTTGTTTCCTTTTCAATAGTTATAGTTCTGCAACATTTTAGCTTCAGATTACTGATGTTAGTTCAGGACTAATGCTGAAGCTTTGCATTTGTGTATTATTTCAAGTTTCCAAAATAGGATTTTATATGACATCTTGATAAATTGTCTTCACCTCTAAATCTAGATTTTCTAATAAATTGTGAAATGTGAATGCCAAATTGGTATGTTGTGTTCTCTCTTTTTTaacaaataaagattttcttcatTTGTTCTGAGATTATTTGGATTTGATGGTTATTGAAGATGATGTTGCATGGTTTTCGTGTTTAACTAAGAAATGTTGGCTTATGAAAATCTGTTATAGTTTATGTATAACATTGATCTTTTTTGGCTGTATCACAGAAATAAGTCTGTTGTTTATGAACCCTATCAGAACTCTCATTATGACCATTCTATAGATTTCAGATTAGTTCCTCATATTCCCGAGGCCATTGGAATTACACAGAAgtattgatgttttaatgataatgaACATAATCATGTGCTAATCATATTTCTTTGACTTTATGTCCAGGATATTAGCAAACTCAAAACCTTGTCCAAGGTGCAAACGTCCAATTGAGAAAAACCAAGGATGCATGCATATAACATGCACACCTCCTTGTAAATTTGAATTTTGCTGGTATTAGATCTTTACTTTATTAATATTCTTTAGAGATATTTTTTCTAATTTCTGCATCTTTTGTGTTCCTTGATTGTTCTTGCAGGTTATGTCTTGGACCATGGTCAGAACATGGTGAGAGAACTGGTGGTTTCTATGCTTGTAATCGCTATGAAGCAGGAAAACAGGAAGGAACGGTATGATTAAATGTCTCTAATATTACAGAATGTGAAGGATTCTACAATGTTAATCCTCATACTTGTCCtttttatcaatttataaatTCTGGCAGTATGATGAATCTGAAAGGAGGAGAGAAATGGCTAAAAACTCTCTTGAGAAATATACACATTATTACGAAAGATGGGCTACCAATCAATCGGTACGCAAATTCAACTCTTCCACCTGTTTCAtcagaatggattttagatttgtTGTCTTTGTTGATAGGATCTATGAATCTCTGATACTGTAATGATTTGTGCTTTGATTTTGGGGACCATACAGTGCTTATAAGTGGCTGATATTAGAAAGCTGCTTTCTGAAAGTCACTTTAAAAAGTAATGCTACTTAACCATGAAAACAGTAAAAAGGACAGCATTTAGTTCAATTCTTTCTGTGCTTGTGGTTGTTCAGGTGATTGATGATTGTTGGAGAACGCCTAGTTGTTGGGCTATCACTACTTGGTTGATTGCTGGCCATCTTGGGGGTTGACAGCAAGCTTGTTGGTTTTTGAAACTTTTTTTTGTTGGCTTTCACATAGTTGGGGAAAAAATTCCTGATTGACGTGATTGTTTGTTATGTCTGCTTATTTGGGCTGCTTTATTTGTTTGCAGAATGGCCAATCTCGAAGTCATGTGTGTATGTTCATAAACACATGCATGCAGTATGCCTCATGCTGGATCATTATCCCAACAATGAGAGCCTCCAATTTCCTTCATTTCACTGTTAAGTCTGGCTCAAGGCCTGATAATCCGATCTAGAAGACATCCTATTGTATAAAGATAAAATTAAATGCGGTATTTTGACCTCAAGTTGTTATGTCATCCAAACAAAATGGAAGGATGAAAAGGTGGGTTGGGTTGGTTCCTTTTGACATTCACTATATTTTAACTAGGCTCAACCCTAATCTGGCCAGGCATGAGGAGATCTAATTTGTTGTAATGAGATAGCCAATTACCAAAGTTATCTACACAAGAAGCTAATCTCTCAACTTAACAGTTTGCTTGAAAGTTATATGTTCTTTGCATGTTTGGTGTGTTTGGAAGGTTGAGGAAGATCTTTGGTTTCCTAGATGTGTTGTATCTGCTTAGTGCTTTAGTTGCTTTATTTGTATCCTAATGAGTAGTGGTAGAATTTAGCAGTCTGTCAATTGTATGTATTTGAAAATTGAAATTCAGTGATTAGAGTTGATCCACAGCCAAATATTAATTTGTTCCGGAGGAGTAAATCTATCATTGTTTTCATTCTTTTACCACTTGATGTATAGGGAAATGAGTATGTTTATATTCTGAAGAATGGAGAACAACATAACTGAGCTGGGTCATTGATTTTAAACAATCCCCCATTTATTAGGCATATTAATCCCTGCCCCTTGTGCCCAAATGATTAAATTCTAACTGGACATGTACACGTATGGTTCTCTTCCTGCAATACTTGCAGTCCTTGATGCATTCTTAAAGATTTGTCTTCGTTTATTtgactttcttttttcttcttctcaagCATCTTCTAACTAATGTGGAATTATGAAAGGTGTAGTCACTTGACAACATATGACATTTATAAAATATCcctaaattaataaaattttgtAAATTGGAAAGACATTACAAATTGTTTCTTCTGTGTGTGAACTTTCTCTGAGTTCAAATGGTTGAAGCTTGATTTGACCTTAATGGAAGAACATCATTGTTAAACCAGAATCTCCGATACTAATATGAAATAAGATAAATTCATAATGAGCAaagaaagtttttgttttaaatttGAGAATATAGGAAGGAAAAGAGAGAGGAAGGGAATGATAACAATCATTAAAGATAATAAGAGTATAAACATTGCAAGATACCCTATAAACTAAAAAGACAATATTCAAACAAGAAATAAAGAAATGTGTTCCCCTATCATATATATTCTAGTCAGCATATGCTGATTTGACCAGAATTTAATTCGTTGGTCTATAGACTTATCTCCAATATTCATCCAGCCTAGGAAGCTTTTCTTTGAGAATTTAAAATGGGATAGCCTTTTTACTTGTCTTTTGTTTTGGTTTCCTCTCATGTTATTGCAATTGTTATTAATAAATGTGTTTTCTCTCTATATGTTGAAGTTTTCATTTGCTGATGCTCCTGACAATTTACATTattttccctttttattttttcactATTTTTTCTGAACATTGTAACTTTGGTTTCTTTCATAATTTTGTCTTGTTTGATGTATACATGTTTATTATATGATTGCTAGATAGGCGTATTCTTGGTCATTAGGATTATTTTATGTATCTCTCATCCATTCCACTAGTTACATTGGCTGTTCCTATAAGAAAATTGATATTGTTCATATTTGAATGAATATTATGTTCTATAACTTGCAGTCGAGGCATAAGGCACATGCAGACCTACAAAGTATGCAAACTGAGAAGGTATGGAGCTGTCTAAAAAATTCTTTTTGTTAGGTCAACAATAGTCTATGGCATTGGTTGGCTTATAAAAGTTTGACAATACCAGTCTTCATAAATGATCTTTGTCTGTATGAAGTTAACATCAGGGGTCATCTTTATTTCCTAATACatattaattgataaaaaatgCCAAACTACTTGGCTTTGACTATTTCCCTTATTAATTACAAAAACAATCAGTTATGAGACTCTGTAAGATGTCCACCTTGTGGTTTCTTCTTCTGATTTTGCAGCTTCAGAAGCTAAGTGACATGCAAAGCCAACCAGAGTCCCAACTCAAGTTTATAATAGAAGCTTGGTCACAGGTTAGCTTTATGTTTGTAGCACTAATGTAATTGTAAGTGGCAAGATGCTATTTATAGTTTTGGTATAGTGTCAATCTTCTTCCTAAGATGTATTAGCATTTCAATATGCAGATTGTGGAGTGCAGGCGGGTATTAAAGTGGACATATGCCTATGGTTATTACCTTCCAGAGCAAGAACATGCCAAGAGACAGTTCTTTGAGTATTTGCAAGGTTCGTACtagattcttttttaatgtacCCTTGGATGGCAAAGTCTTGGAATGGGGAAGTTTTTACCCACACAGTCCTGATCCCCTGATTTTTTAATATTGAACCACTCCTGGACCATATAAAAACTGATTGTATCCATTCTTAACCATCCACTTTGATATGAATAGTCTATGAGATACatgtaatattattaaaatatgctTTAGTCATGTTTGCAAAATTTATAGGAAATTACCTACATGAAAATATTGTGATTGGTTTTTTCATGGGGCCAGGGTGAGTAGGGATGAGGCAGGATGGGTAATACCTTCTTCACCAAGTCCTGATTGGTTTTTGAAAATTGTAACCCGACTCTACCCTATTCCTTGGTCAAAGCTGGTCAAACTCGATGCAAATGGGCCTGGTTGGACCAATGTACCATGAGTCCTGTTTGAAGTTGCATCTTAGCTGTGGATTACATGCATTTTATTACTAAAATCCTCATGATCCATTCTCAGGTGAAGCTGAGTCTGGGTTAGAACGCCTTCATCAATGTGCAGAGAAGGAACTCCAAGTCTATCTTGATGCCGAAGGTCCTATGAGCGATTTTAATGACTTCCGTACAAAGTTAGCTGGGTTGACCAGGTAGCTTCATCCCACATATCTCGAAAAAGGTTATTTAGGGGGCCAAAatcatatatgaaatatttcaagggTTTATTTGGTTTCTCACAATTGATGTGTGGAAACCAGAAATGGAGGCCCCTCATGTCAGGTCTGGTCAGAGGTGACACCACCCCTGAAAAATTAAAGGGATGATTTGGTCTACCTAAATATTAGTGTTTGTAAGGTTTTTGCCCGTAGCTCAGTAGGCGACCTTTATAATATGGTGTCTTTGGGAACAAAGGATATTTGTTTTTCTATTTGGCTGATTTTTAGTTGTATTTTATTCAACCTTTTCATAGCTGTGTGAAAATAACTGACTAAGCTTGTAAATTAGTTGACAGCAGGGCTACCAGCGATGGAGAAAATTTTAAGCTTTGAAGTAGAAGTACAAAGCATCGTAGGGATGAAATAACCAAAGAAACTTCTGACTTGTGGCAATTAGCAAGAACAGCTTAGAGTTTAGATTGTCTTGTTAAAACGTAAGGATTGTTTTGGTTGTGTATAAGAAAATGAAAGATTTTGGTAGGTGCTATGATTCATGAAATAGAGATCTGTAGAGGTGCCACTGATGTAACTTAGTCTATCTTTATTAGTCAGTAAGCAGGGGAAGAAATTAGAAAGCGTAGATTCTGATTATAAAGATATGGCAAAGCCCTTTAGCAATATTTTTGCTGCACTAGGATGTTCAGTGAAGTTGTACAAAATTCTAGTTTATTTGTGAAAGGTTCAACAATGCCACCAATTTTCAGTTACGGCTTGTGTTTTTGGCTGTTGGGCAATGGTGGCTTTTGCACTGAATAACCTATATCCTTCCCTCAAATTTCTTTTTGATCTATTTCTGGCTTTATGTGATTATATCAACCAATAATTTGGAGATTTTGCAATTAACCCTAAAGGAGAGGGATGCAGCATTATTCTGTATTCAGAATGCAATTTTTTACTTTACTTTGGATCTGTTGTCTTGATTTTAGGTtgtacaaatttttttttctatagacTATATATCGATAACTAGTATTTTGTTAATTTAGCCATACAACATGATAGATTCACTTCCAACAGTG
This genomic stretch from Musa acuminata AAA Group cultivar baxijiao chromosome BXJ3-9, Cavendish_Baxijiao_AAA, whole genome shotgun sequence harbors:
- the LOC103997491 gene encoding probable E3 ubiquitin-protein ligase ARI8 isoform X1 — encoded protein: MDSDEDMHDAVDLESVDDDFYSGETGMDGEDGGADYNFVDHVLDDSEDITSRRQQQNCIILSETDIRQLQEEDINRVSTVLSIPRYAACILLRHCNWSISRVHDEWFADEEHVRKAIGLLETVVKMRNGRELNCGICFDNYPRDMMSSASCGHPFCGACWRGYISTSISDGPGCLMLRCPDPSCGAAVGQNMIDVLTTDEDKEKYSHYLLRSYVEDNKKMKWCPAPGCEFAVEFVMGSGSYDVCCSCSYNFCWNCTEEAHRPVDCVTVAKWILKNCAESENMNWILANSKPCPRCKRPIEKNQGCMHITCTPPCKFEFCWLCLGPWSEHGERTGGFYACNRYEAGKQEGTYDESERRREMAKNSLEKYTHYYERWATNQSSRHKAHADLQSMQTEKLQKLSDMQSQPESQLKFIIEAWSQIVECRRVLKWTYAYGYYLPEQEHAKRQFFEYLQGEAESGLERLHQCAEKELQVYLDAEGPMSDFNDFRTKLAGLTSVTRNYFENLVRALETGLKDVGSSSNQTTCSRSSSSKTLDNKNKGGKIKAAGTSCGLGAPSHSLDDSNLWSCDRCTYANPRSTRSCQMCEYRR
- the LOC103997491 gene encoding probable E3 ubiquitin-protein ligase ARI8 isoform X2; its protein translation is MDSDEDMHDAVDLESVDDDFYSGETGMDGEDGGADYNFVDHVLDDSEDITSRRQQNCIILSETDIRQLQEEDINRVSTVLSIPRYAACILLRHCNWSISRVHDEWFADEEHVRKAIGLLETVVKMRNGRELNCGICFDNYPRDMMSSASCGHPFCGACWRGYISTSISDGPGCLMLRCPDPSCGAAVGQNMIDVLTTDEDKEKYSHYLLRSYVEDNKKMKWCPAPGCEFAVEFVMGSGSYDVCCSCSYNFCWNCTEEAHRPVDCVTVAKWILKNCAESENMNWILANSKPCPRCKRPIEKNQGCMHITCTPPCKFEFCWLCLGPWSEHGERTGGFYACNRYEAGKQEGTYDESERRREMAKNSLEKYTHYYERWATNQSSRHKAHADLQSMQTEKLQKLSDMQSQPESQLKFIIEAWSQIVECRRVLKWTYAYGYYLPEQEHAKRQFFEYLQGEAESGLERLHQCAEKELQVYLDAEGPMSDFNDFRTKLAGLTSVTRNYFENLVRALETGLKDVGSSSNQTTCSRSSSSKTLDNKNKGGKIKAAGTSCGLGAPSHSLDDSNLWSCDRCTYANPRSTRSCQMCEYRR